The region CTACCGTGTGATGCGCGGCAAGGTGACGGTGGCTCACATTCGAGCCAATAGCCACAGCGCATATTGAACTTTTTGTTTCGAAGGCTTGTACGGCGCAATCTGCGCTGCAAGCCTTGAAGAACGCCCCACCAGGAGTCCCGCATGAATACTCACAAGCTCTCCACCACGATGCCGGCCGAACTTGCCGACGATAGCGAGCGGCGCCATTGGTTGCTTGCCACCGGCGCAGCTGGGGGTGTTGCCGTCGTTGCCACCGCCCTGCCCTTTGTGGCTAGCTTCGCGCCCAGCGAACGCGCTAAAGCGCAAGGTGCCGCGGTTGAGGTAGACATCGACGACTTGGCGCCAGGGTCGATGAAGACCGTTGAATGGCGCGGCAAACCGGTCTGGCTGGTGCGACGCACGCCGGCCATGCTGGCCAGCTTGGCGAACCTGAAGACTCAACTGGCTGATCCGGATTCGCGGCGAGACGACTTGCCCGAGCCCTTGCGCAACGCCGGCCGCTCACTTCACCCCGAGGTCTTCGTGGCCATCGGCATTTGCACGCACCTGGGCTGCTCGCCGACGGCTGTGGCTGCCGGCTCGGGCAACCCCAATGTTGATGCGGACTGGCCTGGGGGCTTCTTTTGCCCCTGTCATGGTTCTACTTTTGATCTAGCTGGCCGGGTGTTCAAGAACAAACCCGCGCCAAGCAATCTCGAAATTCCGCCGCACCGCTTTTTGAGCGCAACGCGGCTTGTCATCGGCGATAGCGCCTGAGAAAGGAACTGCACCATGTGGTATTTCGCCTGGATGCTCGGCGTCGGCTTCGCTGTACTGCTGGCCGTGATGAACGCAATGTGGGGAGAGTTGGCCGAGGAACGGAGGCAAGCCGACGACGTCCAAACGCCGACACCATGAGCAAGACACAAAGCCAAGGCCAGGGCAAAGCTGCCGTTCACGGCCCGAGTCTGAGCTCGAAGCCGCGTATGTCGCCGATGGGTGGAATGAATGAGTTGGTTAAGCCAGGGTGGCTTTGGGCACTTGCCTGATGCGGTCGCGCTGATGCAAAAGAAGTGCATTGAGATCACGCGAGACGATGCAAAGGGATACCTGACCTCGAACTATCCGGTCGGCAGGGTAAGGGACTTCCTCGACCCAGACTGCTTGGTAACGCTCGCCGTTTCACCGACCCAGGCGTTGGTGTTTGCAAATGAGAGGACTTGCCAGACATTCTCCAGATCGCCAAGGGATAAGATATGGCGCTTGATTGATCTTCAAACGCTGGAGAAGGCGATTTATGCCTTCACGCTTTTCGCCGAATTGGATCCGTTCATTGAACGTCATCTCCAATGGGATCTGCTGCGGGAGGTTGAGCGTCACGACTACTTCGCCTGCGCGATGCAAAGACCCTATGAGTGAAGTTCATCGGTAGGTTGCGGCTGAACACCATCGGCAATCAACCTCAAGGCGCTCTCGATCTGCACAAGTTTGGAACTGTTGCGTCTAAGGTAGGGGTCTCGCGAACGATTGCTGCGCAGCGCAAACAGGCGCGGGGCAGAGAGCCAACGCATGTTCAGATGCACCATGGGACTTCCTGGAAGCGGTCGTCCGCGGCTGTCAGCTTCTGGCCGGCCGCGTGAATTCAACGAGGACGCACGAAGACACGCAATGGGCGCGATCCCGACAGTGGTGGCCGGCTGCAAGGCTGATCGGAGACATTGAGCCTCGTACCGTGAATGGCGGCTGCCGCTGCATACCCGAAGTCCAGCTAATTTCG is a window of Paucibacter sp. KCTC 42545 DNA encoding:
- the cydX gene encoding cytochrome bd-I oxidase subunit CydX — translated: MWYFAWMLGVGFAVLLAVMNAMWGELAEERRQADDVQTPTP
- the petA gene encoding ubiquinol-cytochrome c reductase iron-sulfur subunit, with protein sequence MNTHKLSTTMPAELADDSERRHWLLATGAAGGVAVVATALPFVASFAPSERAKAQGAAVEVDIDDLAPGSMKTVEWRGKPVWLVRRTPAMLASLANLKTQLADPDSRRDDLPEPLRNAGRSLHPEVFVAIGICTHLGCSPTAVAAGSGNPNVDADWPGGFFCPCHGSTFDLAGRVFKNKPAPSNLEIPPHRFLSATRLVIGDSA